One Natator depressus isolate rNatDep1 chromosome 3, rNatDep2.hap1, whole genome shotgun sequence DNA segment encodes these proteins:
- the DTL gene encoding denticleless protein homolog isoform X1 yields MLCRSLLHRAQAGPQRLSLQYPLQHLLDCYQCSQQDDHLSYGEMGMPVPPFGCTFSTASDLEHVLAVANEEGFVRLYDTETQNSGKQIFREWLAHSNAVFDLAWVPGEHRIVTASGDQTAKVWDVRAGELLGICKGHQCSLKSVAFSKFEKAVFCTGGRDGNVMLWDTRCNKKDGFYRQVNQIGGAHNIVDKQILSKPKKKKQNLRGLAPSVDFQQSVTVVLLQDEHTLISAGAVDGVIKVWDLRKNYTMYRQDPVPFKSFCYPGISTRKLGYSSLVLDSTGTSLFANCTDDNIYMFSMTSLKTTPVAVFSGHQNSTFYVKSSTSPDDQFLVSGSSDQSAYIWKISEPHLPPMMLLGHSQEVTSVAWCPSDFTKIATCSDDNTVRIWRLRRDYDKERLTSGKVNLVGWVCQKKPEEQNGIVLPVTTQSTPAKVSMVGSPCISSPRPAACAPNYTGDLPLSTNTPTFSLKNPTVKAHTPAKQSEAISGPSPKPTSSTKMSIKHWVTRTPYSSPPGMGTKTPSPRKALAEVTQGLPVAVGTPVEPHSRFEKRAKRRLESSKGNHMGQKCLKSCSCVTELDPVAKKSRLDLCFLAGGQKAGNEDCLSLAELNNGTEGGGQSPKEPSLPESPLNQAGFQTPPFPLKNSCRKGADVLDKENSSPGGKNWLSAMGEKLKTSKASSQKASGNSPPSSRSPSTRQEAATAASPSGPVAVTTVSMRKICTYFHRKSQDD; encoded by the exons ATGCTCTGCCGCTCGCTCCTCCACCGGGCCCAGGCCGGGCCGCAGC gTCTGTCCTTGCAATATCCCCTACAACACCTCTTGGATTGCTATCAGTGTAGTCAGCAAGATGACCACCTTTCTTATGGAGAGATGGGAATGCCAGTTCCACCTTTTGGTTGCACCTTTTCTACAG CTTCAGATCTGGAGCATGTACTTGCAGTTGCAAATGAAGAAGGCTTTGTTAGACTTTATGATACTGAAACCCAAAACAGTGGCAAGCAGATCTTTAGAG agtggctggctcactcAAATGCGGTCTTCGACCTTGCCTGGGTGCCTGGGGAACACAGGATT GTTACAGCTTCAGGAGACCAGACAGCCAAAGTGTGGGATGTGAGGGCTGGTGAGCTGCTTGGCATATGTAAAGGTCATCAGTGCAGCCTCAAGTCAGTTGCTTTCTCTAAATTTGAGAAAG CTGTCTTCTGTACTGGAGGCAGAGATGGAAACGTCATGCTCTGGGACACCAGGTGCAACAAAAAAG ATGGATTTTACAGACAGGTGAATCAAATTGGAGGAGCCCACAACATAGTAGACAAGCAGATACTCTCCAAACCcaagaagaaaaagcagaatCTCAGAGGACTTGCCCCTTCAGTG gaTTTCCAGCAGAGTGTGACAGTGGTGCTGCTTCAAGATGAACACACCCTTATCTCTGCAGGAGCTGTCGAtgg TGTAATCAAAGTATGGGACCTGCGCAAGAACTACACCATGTATCGGCAGGATCCGGTGCCGTTCAAGTCATTCTGCTACCCTGGGATCAGCACTCGCAAACTGG GATATTCTAGTCTGGTTTTGGACTCCACTGGTACCAGTCTGTTTGCTAACTGCACAGATGACAATATTTACATGTTCAGTATGACAAGTTTAAAGACCACTCCAG tGGCAGTCTTCAGTGGACACCAGAATTCCACCTTTTATGTCAAGTCCAGCACTAGCCCAGATGACCAGTTCCTGGTTAGTGGCTCAAGCGACCAGAGTGCCTACATCTGGAAG ATTTCTGAGCCCCATCTTCCTCCCATGATGCTCCTTGGCCATTCTCAAGAGGTTACCTCCGTTGCCTGGTGTCCTTCAGACTTCACTAAG ATCGCCACATGTTCTGATGACAACACTGTGAGGATTTGGCGCTTACGGCGTGACTATGATAAGGAGAGATTGACATCAGGCAAAGTCAACTTGGTAGGCTGGGTCTGTCAGAAGAAACCAGAAGAGCAAAATGGAATAG TACTACCGGTCACCACTCAGAGTACTCCTGCAAAAGTCTCCATGGTGGGTAGCCCATGCATTTCCTCACCACGGCCAGCAGCTTGTGCTCCCAACTATACCGGGGACCTTCCTCTTTCTACCAACACTCCAACATTCTCTCTCAAAAACCCAACAGTCAAGGCCCACACTCCAGCGAAGCAAAGTGAAGCCATATCAGGCCCTTCTCCCAAACCAACATCTTCCACCAAGATGTCCATTAAACACTGGGTTACCAGGACTCCGTACTCCTCTCCACCGGGGATGGGAACAAAGACGCCTTCTCCAAGAAAAGCTCTGGCAGAGGTCACACAGGGTCTTCCAGTGGCAGTTGGCACTCCCGTAGAACCACATTCACGGTTTGAGAAGCGAGCCAAAAGGAGGCTGGAGTCCAGCAAGGGAAATCACATGGGGCAGAAGTGTCTGAAAAGCTGCAGTTGTGTGACTGAGCTGGACCCAGTGGCTAAAAAATCCAGGCTGGATTTGTGCTTTTTGGCAGGAGGCCAAAAGGCCGGTAATGAAGACTGTCTGAGCCTTGCTGAGTTGAATAATGGAACTGAAGGAGGTGGCCAAAGCCCAAAGGAGCCATCCCTTCCTGAAAGCCCTCTTAATCAGGCAGGCTTCCAGACTCCCCCTTTTCCTTTAAAGAACTCCTGCAGGAAAGGGGCTGATGTGCTGGACAAAGAAAACAGTTCACCTGGGGGAAAAAACTGGCTGTCTGCAATGGGAGAGAAGCTGAAGACTAGCAAGGCCAGTAGCCAAAAGGCGTCTGGCAACAGCCCCCCATCCTCTCGGAGTCCCAGCACAAGACAAGAGGCAGCAACTGCAGCCAGTCCATCGGGACCT GTTGCAGTCACTACAGTTTCCATGAGGAAGATCTGCACGTACTTCCATCGAAAGTCACAGGATGACTAG
- the DTL gene encoding denticleless protein homolog isoform X3 has protein sequence MGMPVPPFGCTFSTASDLEHVLAVANEEGFVRLYDTETQNSGKQIFREWLAHSNAVFDLAWVPGEHRIVTASGDQTAKVWDVRAGELLGICKGHQCSLKSVAFSKFEKAVFCTGGRDGNVMLWDTRCNKKDGFYRQVNQIGGAHNIVDKQILSKPKKKKQNLRGLAPSVDFQQSVTVVLLQDEHTLISAGAVDGVIKVWDLRKNYTMYRQDPVPFKSFCYPGISTRKLGYSSLVLDSTGTSLFANCTDDNIYMFSMTSLKTTPVAVFSGHQNSTFYVKSSTSPDDQFLVSGSSDQSAYIWKISEPHLPPMMLLGHSQEVTSVAWCPSDFTKIATCSDDNTVRIWRLRRDYDKERLTSGKVNLVGWVCQKKPEEQNGIVLPVTTQSTPAKVSMVGSPCISSPRPAACAPNYTGDLPLSTNTPTFSLKNPTVKAHTPAKQSEAISGPSPKPTSSTKMSIKHWVTRTPYSSPPGMGTKTPSPRKALAEVTQGLPVAVGTPVEPHSRFEKRAKRRLESSKGNHMGQKCLKSCSCVTELDPVAKKSRLDLCFLAGGQKAGNEDCLSLAELNNGTEGGGQSPKEPSLPESPLNQAGFQTPPFPLKNSCRKGADVLDKENSSPGGKNWLSAMGEKLKTSKASSQKASGNSPPSSRSPSTRQEAATAASPSGPVAVTTVSMRKICTYFHRKSQDD, from the exons ATGGGAATGCCAGTTCCACCTTTTGGTTGCACCTTTTCTACAG CTTCAGATCTGGAGCATGTACTTGCAGTTGCAAATGAAGAAGGCTTTGTTAGACTTTATGATACTGAAACCCAAAACAGTGGCAAGCAGATCTTTAGAG agtggctggctcactcAAATGCGGTCTTCGACCTTGCCTGGGTGCCTGGGGAACACAGGATT GTTACAGCTTCAGGAGACCAGACAGCCAAAGTGTGGGATGTGAGGGCTGGTGAGCTGCTTGGCATATGTAAAGGTCATCAGTGCAGCCTCAAGTCAGTTGCTTTCTCTAAATTTGAGAAAG CTGTCTTCTGTACTGGAGGCAGAGATGGAAACGTCATGCTCTGGGACACCAGGTGCAACAAAAAAG ATGGATTTTACAGACAGGTGAATCAAATTGGAGGAGCCCACAACATAGTAGACAAGCAGATACTCTCCAAACCcaagaagaaaaagcagaatCTCAGAGGACTTGCCCCTTCAGTG gaTTTCCAGCAGAGTGTGACAGTGGTGCTGCTTCAAGATGAACACACCCTTATCTCTGCAGGAGCTGTCGAtgg TGTAATCAAAGTATGGGACCTGCGCAAGAACTACACCATGTATCGGCAGGATCCGGTGCCGTTCAAGTCATTCTGCTACCCTGGGATCAGCACTCGCAAACTGG GATATTCTAGTCTGGTTTTGGACTCCACTGGTACCAGTCTGTTTGCTAACTGCACAGATGACAATATTTACATGTTCAGTATGACAAGTTTAAAGACCACTCCAG tGGCAGTCTTCAGTGGACACCAGAATTCCACCTTTTATGTCAAGTCCAGCACTAGCCCAGATGACCAGTTCCTGGTTAGTGGCTCAAGCGACCAGAGTGCCTACATCTGGAAG ATTTCTGAGCCCCATCTTCCTCCCATGATGCTCCTTGGCCATTCTCAAGAGGTTACCTCCGTTGCCTGGTGTCCTTCAGACTTCACTAAG ATCGCCACATGTTCTGATGACAACACTGTGAGGATTTGGCGCTTACGGCGTGACTATGATAAGGAGAGATTGACATCAGGCAAAGTCAACTTGGTAGGCTGGGTCTGTCAGAAGAAACCAGAAGAGCAAAATGGAATAG TACTACCGGTCACCACTCAGAGTACTCCTGCAAAAGTCTCCATGGTGGGTAGCCCATGCATTTCCTCACCACGGCCAGCAGCTTGTGCTCCCAACTATACCGGGGACCTTCCTCTTTCTACCAACACTCCAACATTCTCTCTCAAAAACCCAACAGTCAAGGCCCACACTCCAGCGAAGCAAAGTGAAGCCATATCAGGCCCTTCTCCCAAACCAACATCTTCCACCAAGATGTCCATTAAACACTGGGTTACCAGGACTCCGTACTCCTCTCCACCGGGGATGGGAACAAAGACGCCTTCTCCAAGAAAAGCTCTGGCAGAGGTCACACAGGGTCTTCCAGTGGCAGTTGGCACTCCCGTAGAACCACATTCACGGTTTGAGAAGCGAGCCAAAAGGAGGCTGGAGTCCAGCAAGGGAAATCACATGGGGCAGAAGTGTCTGAAAAGCTGCAGTTGTGTGACTGAGCTGGACCCAGTGGCTAAAAAATCCAGGCTGGATTTGTGCTTTTTGGCAGGAGGCCAAAAGGCCGGTAATGAAGACTGTCTGAGCCTTGCTGAGTTGAATAATGGAACTGAAGGAGGTGGCCAAAGCCCAAAGGAGCCATCCCTTCCTGAAAGCCCTCTTAATCAGGCAGGCTTCCAGACTCCCCCTTTTCCTTTAAAGAACTCCTGCAGGAAAGGGGCTGATGTGCTGGACAAAGAAAACAGTTCACCTGGGGGAAAAAACTGGCTGTCTGCAATGGGAGAGAAGCTGAAGACTAGCAAGGCCAGTAGCCAAAAGGCGTCTGGCAACAGCCCCCCATCCTCTCGGAGTCCCAGCACAAGACAAGAGGCAGCAACTGCAGCCAGTCCATCGGGACCT GTTGCAGTCACTACAGTTTCCATGAGGAAGATCTGCACGTACTTCCATCGAAAGTCACAGGATGACTAG
- the DTL gene encoding denticleless protein homolog isoform X2: METSCSGTPGATKKDGFYRQVNQIGGAHNIVDKQILSKPKKKKQNLRGLAPSVDFQQSVTVVLLQDEHTLISAGAVDGVIKVWDLRKNYTMYRQDPVPFKSFCYPGISTRKLGYSSLVLDSTGTSLFANCTDDNIYMFSMTSLKTTPVAVFSGHQNSTFYVKSSTSPDDQFLVSGSSDQSAYIWKISEPHLPPMMLLGHSQEVTSVAWCPSDFTKIATCSDDNTVRIWRLRRDYDKERLTSGKVNLVGWVCQKKPEEQNGIVLPVTTQSTPAKVSMVGSPCISSPRPAACAPNYTGDLPLSTNTPTFSLKNPTVKAHTPAKQSEAISGPSPKPTSSTKMSIKHWVTRTPYSSPPGMGTKTPSPRKALAEVTQGLPVAVGTPVEPHSRFEKRAKRRLESSKGNHMGQKCLKSCSCVTELDPVAKKSRLDLCFLAGGQKAGNEDCLSLAELNNGTEGGGQSPKEPSLPESPLNQAGFQTPPFPLKNSCRKGADVLDKENSSPGGKNWLSAMGEKLKTSKASSQKASGNSPPSSRSPSTRQEAATAASPSGPVAVTTVSMRKICTYFHRKSQDD, from the exons ATGGAAACGTCATGCTCTGGGACACCAGGTGCAACAAAAAA AGATGGATTTTACAGACAGGTGAATCAAATTGGAGGAGCCCACAACATAGTAGACAAGCAGATACTCTCCAAACCcaagaagaaaaagcagaatCTCAGAGGACTTGCCCCTTCAGTG gaTTTCCAGCAGAGTGTGACAGTGGTGCTGCTTCAAGATGAACACACCCTTATCTCTGCAGGAGCTGTCGAtgg TGTAATCAAAGTATGGGACCTGCGCAAGAACTACACCATGTATCGGCAGGATCCGGTGCCGTTCAAGTCATTCTGCTACCCTGGGATCAGCACTCGCAAACTGG GATATTCTAGTCTGGTTTTGGACTCCACTGGTACCAGTCTGTTTGCTAACTGCACAGATGACAATATTTACATGTTCAGTATGACAAGTTTAAAGACCACTCCAG tGGCAGTCTTCAGTGGACACCAGAATTCCACCTTTTATGTCAAGTCCAGCACTAGCCCAGATGACCAGTTCCTGGTTAGTGGCTCAAGCGACCAGAGTGCCTACATCTGGAAG ATTTCTGAGCCCCATCTTCCTCCCATGATGCTCCTTGGCCATTCTCAAGAGGTTACCTCCGTTGCCTGGTGTCCTTCAGACTTCACTAAG ATCGCCACATGTTCTGATGACAACACTGTGAGGATTTGGCGCTTACGGCGTGACTATGATAAGGAGAGATTGACATCAGGCAAAGTCAACTTGGTAGGCTGGGTCTGTCAGAAGAAACCAGAAGAGCAAAATGGAATAG TACTACCGGTCACCACTCAGAGTACTCCTGCAAAAGTCTCCATGGTGGGTAGCCCATGCATTTCCTCACCACGGCCAGCAGCTTGTGCTCCCAACTATACCGGGGACCTTCCTCTTTCTACCAACACTCCAACATTCTCTCTCAAAAACCCAACAGTCAAGGCCCACACTCCAGCGAAGCAAAGTGAAGCCATATCAGGCCCTTCTCCCAAACCAACATCTTCCACCAAGATGTCCATTAAACACTGGGTTACCAGGACTCCGTACTCCTCTCCACCGGGGATGGGAACAAAGACGCCTTCTCCAAGAAAAGCTCTGGCAGAGGTCACACAGGGTCTTCCAGTGGCAGTTGGCACTCCCGTAGAACCACATTCACGGTTTGAGAAGCGAGCCAAAAGGAGGCTGGAGTCCAGCAAGGGAAATCACATGGGGCAGAAGTGTCTGAAAAGCTGCAGTTGTGTGACTGAGCTGGACCCAGTGGCTAAAAAATCCAGGCTGGATTTGTGCTTTTTGGCAGGAGGCCAAAAGGCCGGTAATGAAGACTGTCTGAGCCTTGCTGAGTTGAATAATGGAACTGAAGGAGGTGGCCAAAGCCCAAAGGAGCCATCCCTTCCTGAAAGCCCTCTTAATCAGGCAGGCTTCCAGACTCCCCCTTTTCCTTTAAAGAACTCCTGCAGGAAAGGGGCTGATGTGCTGGACAAAGAAAACAGTTCACCTGGGGGAAAAAACTGGCTGTCTGCAATGGGAGAGAAGCTGAAGACTAGCAAGGCCAGTAGCCAAAAGGCGTCTGGCAACAGCCCCCCATCCTCTCGGAGTCCCAGCACAAGACAAGAGGCAGCAACTGCAGCCAGTCCATCGGGACCT GTTGCAGTCACTACAGTTTCCATGAGGAAGATCTGCACGTACTTCCATCGAAAGTCACAGGATGACTAG